In the genome of Enterococcus hirae ATCC 9790, one region contains:
- a CDS encoding undecaprenyl-diphosphate phosphatase, which produces MFFANIIKAAILGIIEGITEWLPISSTGHLILADQFIKLDASTQFMSMFNVVIQLGAILAVVVLYFHKLNPFSPSKTTIEKKDTWTLWFKVVVACIPAIIIGLPLDDWLEEHFHKFLPVAIVLIVYGIAFIVVEKRNKTKTPRWTTLNDFTYQAALLVGLFQVLALVPGTSRSGATILGAILIGASRFVATEFSFFLGIPVMFGASGLKIVKYLAEGNSFKMEETIILLVGTLVSFIVSVLAIKFLLSYLKKNDFTIFGWYRIILGIILIGYWFIAM; this is translated from the coding sequence ATGTTTTTTGCAAATATCATCAAAGCAGCTATCTTAGGAATTATCGAAGGGATTACCGAGTGGTTGCCGATCAGTAGCACTGGTCACTTGATCCTAGCAGATCAGTTCATCAAGCTAGACGCTAGCACACAGTTTATGTCGATGTTCAACGTCGTTATTCAATTAGGTGCTATTTTAGCAGTCGTCGTTTTATATTTTCATAAATTAAATCCCTTTTCTCCAAGCAAAACCACTATTGAGAAAAAAGATACTTGGACATTATGGTTCAAAGTCGTAGTCGCTTGTATTCCAGCAATTATTATTGGATTACCTTTAGATGATTGGTTAGAAGAACATTTTCATAAATTTCTACCAGTTGCGATCGTCTTAATCGTTTATGGGATTGCATTCATTGTTGTGGAAAAAAGAAACAAGACAAAAACACCACGTTGGACAACCTTAAACGATTTTACTTATCAAGCGGCGTTACTGGTTGGATTATTCCAAGTATTAGCGTTAGTTCCTGGAACTTCTCGTTCAGGAGCTACGATCCTCGGAGCCATTTTGATTGGTGCTTCTCGATTTGTAGCAACAGAATTTTCATTTTTCCTTGGTATCCCAGTGATGTTTGGTGCCAGTGGTTTAAAAATCGTGAAGTATCTAGCTGAAGGAAACTCCTTTAAAATGGAAGAAACAATTATTTTACTCGTTGGAACCCTCGTATCATTTATTGTCTCCGTTTTAGCCATCAAATTCTTGTTAAGTTATTTGAAGAAAAACGACTTTACAATTTTTGGTTGGTATCGGATTATTTTAGGAATCATTTTGATTGGTTACTGGTTTATCGCAATGTAA
- a CDS encoding DUF2089 family protein, with product MEWFFNLEPEEQVFIKKFLLASGSLKQLAKEYEVSYPTVRIRLDRLIEKIKLFDGKQEDSFEVSMMQLVINEKISLDVAKEIIKKHRESIDE from the coding sequence ATGGAATGGTTTTTTAATTTAGAACCTGAGGAACAAGTATTTATTAAGAAATTTTTGTTGGCATCAGGTTCCTTAAAGCAGTTAGCAAAAGAGTATGAAGTTAGTTATCCAACAGTAAGAATAAGGTTAGATAGATTAATTGAAAAAATAAAACTTTTTGATGGAAAGCAAGAAGATTCTTTTGAAGTATCAATGATGCAACTCGTGATTAACGAAAAAATAAGTTTAGACGTAGCAAAAGAAATTATAAAAAAACATAGGGAGAGTATAGATGAATAA
- a CDS encoding metal-sulfur cluster assembly factor, translating to MSEANQKWSAEEVNEIKERILAALEMVIDPELGIDIVNLGLIYEIEFDPENGETVIKMTLTTMGCPLADILTESIHDALKEVPEVTKAEVKLVWYPAWTTDKMSRYARIALGIR from the coding sequence ATGAGCGAAGCAAACCAAAAATGGTCTGCAGAAGAAGTCAATGAAATCAAGGAACGAATCTTAGCTGCCTTAGAAATGGTCATCGACCCTGAACTAGGGATCGATATCGTCAACCTAGGCTTGATCTATGAAATCGAATTTGATCCAGAAAACGGAGAAACAGTCATTAAAATGACCTTAACAACCATGGGTTGCCCGTTAGCTGATATCCTAACTGAATCAATCCACGATGCCTTAAAAGAAGTGCCAGAAGTAACTAAGGCAGAAGTCAAACTAGTTTGGTATCCAGCCTGGACGACGGATAAGATGAGTCGCTATGCACGAATTGCACTTGGTATTAGATAA
- a CDS encoding class I SAM-dependent methyltransferase, whose protein sequence is MMDQLKKEWLKSEEQQKNFTGWDFSYLDGKWSCEEPPWDYRELVLNYLTPTMFLLDMGTGGGELLQTFNHPYEQTAVTEGYPPNYQLLLQTLDPQGVTVKFVGEEDVLDFPDDSFDLVINSHESFAVAEVKRVLKPDGLFISQQVGDFNGLNLASRLMPEVRKECFDFHLSLVKAELEQHHFDLLFCDEAYLNQQFFDMDSLIFYVRTIEWEYPGFTVEKNFKELLGLYEELKRHGTIYNLQHRFAFVARNTK, encoded by the coding sequence ATGATGGACCAATTAAAAAAAGAGTGGCTTAAAAGTGAGGAACAACAGAAAAATTTTACTGGCTGGGATTTTTCCTATTTAGATGGGAAATGGTCGTGTGAAGAGCCTCCGTGGGATTACCGAGAGCTTGTTTTAAATTATTTAACTCCAACTATGTTTCTACTAGATATGGGAACAGGTGGAGGTGAATTGTTACAAACATTTAACCATCCTTATGAGCAGACAGCAGTAACGGAAGGGTATCCGCCTAATTACCAGCTATTATTACAAACACTTGACCCTCAAGGTGTAACAGTAAAATTTGTGGGGGAAGAGGACGTATTGGATTTTCCAGATGATTCATTTGATCTAGTGATCAATTCTCATGAATCTTTTGCAGTAGCTGAAGTGAAGCGTGTCTTGAAACCAGATGGGTTATTTATTTCTCAACAAGTAGGAGATTTCAACGGGTTGAATTTGGCTTCTCGTTTGATGCCAGAAGTAAGGAAAGAATGTTTTGATTTTCATCTTTCCTTAGTGAAAGCAGAACTAGAACAGCACCATTTTGATCTTTTGTTTTGTGACGAAGCCTATTTGAATCAACAATTCTTTGATATGGATAGTTTGATCTTTTATGTACGGACGATTGAATGGGAATACCCAGGATTTACAGTTGAGAAAAATTTCAAAGAGTTATTGGGACTTTATGAAGAGTTGAAACGACATGGTACGATTTATAATTTGCAACATCGTTTTGCTTTTGTTGCTCGTAATACAAAATAA
- a CDS encoding DUF441 domain-containing protein: MESWIFLGLIMLVALLAKNQSLIIATGFILLVKLIPTSKVFLTWLQGKGINLGVTIITAAILVPIATGEIGLKDLLDAFKSPIGWIAVFCGGLVAVLSSKGVGLIASDPQITVALVFGTILGVVFLKGIAAGPVIASGITYCLLQLFSLSK, from the coding sequence ATGGAAAGTTGGATTTTTCTTGGATTGATCATGCTTGTTGCCCTGCTTGCTAAAAATCAAAGCTTGATCATCGCTACAGGTTTTATATTACTAGTCAAATTGATACCGACATCGAAAGTGTTTCTTACTTGGCTTCAAGGCAAAGGAATTAATCTAGGAGTCACCATCATCACAGCTGCTATTTTAGTTCCAATCGCTACTGGCGAGATTGGTTTAAAAGATTTACTGGATGCCTTTAAATCACCCATCGGTTGGATTGCTGTGTTTTGTGGTGGTCTAGTAGCCGTACTTTCTTCCAAAGGAGTCGGTTTGATTGCTTCAGACCCGCAGATTACTGTTGCATTGGTTTTTGGAACAATTCTCGGAGTCGTTTTCTTAAAAGGGATCGCGGCTGGTCCAGTCATTGCTTCTGGTATTACCTATTGTCTCTTGCAATTATTTTCTTTAAGTAAATGA
- a CDS encoding MBL fold metallo-hydrolase: MHIEQIKTGMIEENCYLVYNDEALLIIDPGEDAAKIKTQIEKTQQQPVAILLTHTHYDHIGAVEELRQFYQIPVYVSPLEQSWLGDPILNLSGLGRHDDIANIIVSPAEYEFEMKPYRLGNMTFRVVPTPGHSIGSVSFIFDDFVVSGDALFKGSIGRTDLYTGNLEKLLHSIQTQLFVLPDEFAVYPGHGDATTIEHEKRTNPFFNA, from the coding sequence ATGCATATTGAACAAATCAAAACTGGGATGATCGAAGAAAATTGTTATTTGGTTTATAACGATGAAGCTTTACTGATTATTGATCCTGGTGAAGATGCAGCAAAAATCAAAACGCAAATCGAAAAAACGCAACAACAACCCGTAGCGATTTTACTAACACATACCCACTATGACCATATCGGAGCCGTCGAAGAACTTCGTCAGTTTTATCAGATCCCTGTATATGTTAGTCCATTAGAACAAAGTTGGTTAGGCGATCCGATATTGAATCTTTCTGGTTTGGGAAGACATGATGACATTGCGAATATCATTGTTTCACCTGCTGAATATGAATTTGAAATGAAACCCTATCGTCTAGGGAATATGACATTTCGGGTCGTCCCTACACCTGGTCATTCGATTGGAAGTGTCAGCTTTATCTTTGATGATTTTGTCGTATCAGGTGATGCACTATTTAAAGGCAGTATCGGTCGAACCGATCTATATACTGGGAATCTGGAAAAGCTGCTACACAGTATTCAAACCCAGTTGTTTGTGTTGCCAGATGAATTTGCCGTTTATCCTGGGCATGGAGATGCTACGACCATTGAACATGAAAAAAGAACCAACCCTTTCTTTAATGCTTAA
- a CDS encoding heavy metal translocating P-type ATPase: MTRLIQTFIPTIGCLLLIILGLATQSFVPFLSIIFYLGAISFGGFKQTREGLTELWQENTLNVDLLMALAAIGACLIGDFLEGAMLTFIFCLSGALEEYTTSKSQQEITALMNLQPRKAQRLTANEELEEIAVTDLKINDRVFVPKGGTIPIDGYLESQQATVDEATLSGESVPVEKVPHDELFAGTINRGNPLILQVTKKSDETVFAKIIQLVEKAQSTPTKTASFISRIENTYVKGVLVVVPLMILVSYFIFGWSFQESFYRGMVLLVVASPCALVASATPATLAALSNAARNGVLIKGGLHLEQLADLKAIAFDKTGTLTKGKPIVTDSYFVKDQNLAQQILVSMEQKTTHPLAQAIVTHFDIAIPKDIQKLPIEEITGFGLRTVYQEAQWIVGKWEPEKTSIAEKELLDKIHLLEQQGKTVIVLTKDNQLIALIGLLDVPKENAQQVIDYFNNQQIDTSMITGDNQGTAAAIAEKIGVQHLLANCTPSDKTHYAQQQKEKYTVTAMVGDGVNDAPALATASLGVAMGQGTDVAMEIADIVLVKNDLQKLSYAHRLSLRMKKIIKQNIIFSLTVICLLILSNFLQFLNLPLGVIGHEGSTILVILNGLRLLKPLPEDTSKKSRCTGCPLQPNHHSI, translated from the coding sequence ATGACTCGTTTAATACAGACATTTATCCCGACAATCGGTTGTTTATTACTTATAATCTTAGGTTTGGCTACTCAATCTTTTGTGCCTTTTCTAAGTATCATCTTTTATTTAGGAGCCATCTCATTCGGTGGTTTCAAGCAGACTCGTGAAGGGTTGACCGAACTCTGGCAGGAAAACACATTGAATGTTGACTTATTGATGGCCTTGGCAGCAATTGGCGCTTGTTTGATCGGTGATTTTTTAGAAGGTGCGATGCTTACGTTTATTTTCTGTTTAAGTGGCGCTCTCGAAGAATATACGACCAGTAAAAGTCAGCAAGAAATTACCGCTTTAATGAATCTACAGCCACGAAAAGCACAACGTTTAACTGCAAACGAAGAATTAGAAGAAATAGCTGTAACTGATCTTAAGATCAATGATCGGGTATTTGTCCCAAAAGGTGGAACGATCCCAATTGACGGCTATTTAGAAAGTCAACAAGCAACGGTTGATGAAGCAACATTGAGTGGTGAATCTGTACCAGTTGAAAAAGTCCCTCATGATGAGTTATTTGCAGGAACGATCAATCGAGGGAATCCTTTGATCCTACAGGTGACTAAAAAAAGTGATGAGACCGTTTTTGCTAAAATCATCCAGCTGGTTGAAAAAGCACAAAGCACCCCTACAAAGACCGCTTCTTTTATCTCTCGTATTGAAAATACCTACGTTAAAGGTGTGTTAGTCGTTGTTCCATTAATGATTCTTGTTTCATATTTCATTTTTGGCTGGAGTTTTCAAGAAAGTTTTTATCGGGGAATGGTTTTACTGGTTGTCGCCTCTCCTTGTGCGTTGGTTGCCTCTGCGACACCTGCAACACTAGCAGCCCTTTCTAACGCTGCCCGCAACGGTGTGCTGATCAAAGGTGGACTCCATTTAGAACAATTAGCTGATTTAAAAGCAATTGCCTTTGATAAAACCGGAACTTTAACGAAAGGTAAACCGATAGTAACTGATAGCTATTTTGTAAAAGATCAGAATCTGGCGCAACAAATCTTAGTTTCAATGGAACAAAAAACAACGCACCCCTTAGCTCAAGCAATCGTAACACATTTTGACATTGCTATACCAAAAGACATCCAAAAATTACCAATCGAAGAAATCACGGGGTTTGGTTTACGAACAGTTTACCAAGAAGCTCAGTGGATTGTAGGTAAATGGGAACCAGAAAAAACGTCGATAGCTGAAAAAGAACTTCTTGATAAAATTCATTTACTCGAACAACAGGGAAAGACAGTGATTGTTTTAACCAAAGACAATCAATTGATAGCACTCATCGGCTTATTAGATGTGCCGAAAGAAAATGCCCAACAAGTCATTGACTATTTCAATAACCAGCAAATTGATACCAGCATGATCACTGGAGATAACCAAGGGACTGCTGCAGCTATTGCAGAGAAAATTGGTGTTCAACACTTACTGGCTAACTGCACACCATCGGATAAAACACACTATGCACAACAGCAAAAAGAAAAGTATACTGTCACAGCAATGGTTGGTGATGGTGTCAATGATGCCCCAGCTCTTGCAACTGCTTCACTAGGAGTTGCCATGGGACAAGGAACGGATGTCGCTATGGAAATCGCTGATATCGTCTTGGTAAAAAATGACTTGCAAAAATTAAGTTATGCCCACCGTCTTTCACTAAGAATGAAGAAAATCATTAAGCAAAATATTATTTTTTCTCTTACAGTGATTTGTTTACTGATCCTTTCTAACTTTCTGCAATTTTTAAATTTACCTCTTGGCGTGATTGGTCATGAAGGAAGCACGATCTTGGTTATCTTAAATGGGTTACGTTTATTGAAACCCTTACCTGAAGATACTTCCAAAAAATCACGTTGCACTGGCTGTCCCTTACAGCCAAATCACCACTCTATCTAG
- the rpsT gene encoding 30S ribosomal protein S20 — MPNIESAIKRVRTSENANVKNSSQTSAMRTAIKKFEDAVASGAENVDALYKEAVKAIDMAETKGLIHKNKANRDKSRLSKKIAK; from the coding sequence ATGCCAAACATTGAATCTGCAATCAAACGTGTTCGTACAAGCGAAAATGCGAACGTTAAAAATTCATCTCAAACAAGCGCTATGCGTACTGCAATCAAAAAATTTGAAGATGCTGTAGCTTCAGGTGCTGAAAACGTAGATGCGTTATATAAAGAAGCTGTTAAAGCTATTGATATGGCTGAAACAAAAGGTCTAATTCATAAAAACAAAGCTAACCGCGACAAATCTCGTTTAAGCAAAAAAATCGCTAAATAA
- a CDS encoding YajQ family cyclic di-GMP-binding protein yields the protein MAKDASFDIVSEVTIEEVRNAIQQTIKELTNRFDFKDSTIDIKFDNNKLIILSDDDFKIEQIKDVLFSKLNKRNVPIKNIHFSESEHALGGKARQSAELINGIDRENAKKITTEIKNSKIKVKTQIQEDQIRVTGKNRDDLQAVIALLRKLDLPIELQFTNYR from the coding sequence ATGGCAAAAGATGCAAGTTTTGACATTGTTTCAGAGGTCACAATCGAAGAAGTCAGAAATGCGATCCAGCAAACAATAAAAGAATTAACCAACCGTTTTGATTTTAAAGATTCGACTATTGATATCAAATTTGATAACAATAAATTAATCATTCTTAGTGACGACGATTTCAAGATTGAACAAATCAAAGATGTCTTGTTCAGTAAATTAAACAAACGAAATGTTCCAATCAAAAATATTCATTTCTCTGAATCAGAGCATGCCCTTGGAGGAAAAGCACGTCAATCCGCTGAACTTATCAATGGCATTGATCGGGAAAATGCCAAGAAAATCACAACCGAGATCAAAAATTCAAAGATTAAAGTAAAAACCCAGATTCAAGAAGATCAAATTCGTGTAACTGGAAAAAACCGTGATGACCTTCAAGCGGTGATTGCTTTATTGCGAAAATTAGATCTGCCGATCGAACTTCAGTTTACTAACTATCGTTAA
- a CDS encoding ATP-dependent DNA helicase, with amino-acid sequence MVKQSKISVRNLVEFILRRGSIDNRKKSNHTALEGAKIHRKLQKDAGEDYEKEVFLKTTVHFEEYQLIIEGRADGVFQKEGIYYIDEIKTSEPRYEDLEKEQIELFFHQARTYAYIYCHEHDLKEINLQLTYYQTTEGIITRKVEHQTIEQLNEFFKKLTDDYKEWLIFQENWRTVRNASLMALKFPYDNYRKGQRELAVAAYKTIRTKQKLFVEAPTGTGKTVSTLFPALKAIGEEEGERIFYLTAKTITRQVAEDALEALKDVGAETKSVTLTAKDKICFLDETTCNPDQCPYANGYYNRINEGLWDLLNHENQITREVIETYAKKHTLCPFELSLDVSLWCDVIIGDYNYLFDPTVYLRRFFEGEKNEDHLFLIDEAHNLVSRSREMYSAKLSYRSARNVYALIPKEFKKLRRRFNKLLKAFDQIQEISNEDGWTYHHQKAPADTLVNAGYQLSEHIQEWLAEYPEHAIQETLLPFYFDLLHFLKISEFYDDHYETTVEKTYQDFVIKAFCIDPSDFLEQSLAKGRSSILFSASFSPLSYYQETLGGKESLAYRLPSPFPEENQKVLITNYLETTYRKREENMPRLIETIQHFTKEKIGNYLIFFPSYQYLDQAVTAFQEKHPDVKVLIQDTMMSEIERETFLKQFQIDPDETLLAFCVLGGIFSEGIDLKGTRLIGSMIVGVGLPQMNHEQELIKEYYDEKDQLGFAYAYQLPGMNKVLQAAGRVIRDASDQGIVLLADQRFNRLDYRQLFPRHWQSATTVRNLSELTTEITDFWHKSK; translated from the coding sequence GTGGTGAAGCAATCAAAAATATCGGTACGTAACCTTGTTGAATTTATCTTAAGGCGTGGCAGTATCGACAATCGTAAAAAAAGTAACCATACCGCACTGGAAGGTGCCAAGATCCATCGGAAGCTTCAAAAAGATGCTGGAGAAGACTATGAAAAAGAAGTCTTTTTAAAGACGACTGTCCACTTCGAGGAATACCAGCTAATCATAGAAGGGCGAGCAGATGGCGTGTTCCAAAAAGAAGGCATCTATTATATTGATGAAATAAAAACTTCGGAACCGAGGTATGAAGACTTAGAAAAAGAACAAATTGAATTATTTTTCCATCAAGCAAGAACCTATGCTTATATTTATTGTCATGAACATGATTTAAAAGAAATTAATTTGCAACTAACTTATTATCAAACTACTGAAGGAATCATTACCCGAAAAGTTGAGCATCAAACCATCGAACAATTAAATGAGTTTTTTAAAAAACTTACAGATGACTATAAGGAATGGCTGATTTTTCAAGAGAATTGGCGTACCGTTCGAAATGCTTCTTTGATGGCTTTGAAATTCCCCTATGACAACTACCGTAAAGGTCAAAGAGAGTTAGCAGTCGCTGCCTATAAAACGATTCGTACAAAACAAAAATTATTCGTCGAAGCACCGACAGGAACTGGGAAAACAGTTTCTACACTGTTCCCCGCTTTGAAAGCAATAGGGGAAGAAGAGGGAGAACGCATTTTTTATTTAACGGCTAAAACAATTACGAGACAAGTCGCTGAAGATGCTTTGGAGGCGTTAAAAGATGTGGGTGCTGAGACCAAAAGTGTAACTTTGACAGCCAAAGATAAGATTTGTTTTTTAGACGAAACAACATGTAATCCAGATCAATGTCCATATGCCAACGGTTATTACAACCGGATCAATGAAGGATTATGGGATTTATTGAATCATGAAAATCAAATCACCAGAGAAGTTATTGAAACCTATGCGAAGAAACATACGTTATGTCCTTTTGAGTTGTCGCTAGATGTGAGTTTATGGTGTGATGTGATTATCGGGGATTATAATTATTTGTTTGATCCGACTGTTTATTTACGACGTTTTTTTGAAGGCGAAAAAAATGAGGATCATCTTTTTCTGATTGATGAAGCCCATAATTTGGTCAGTCGTTCCCGAGAGATGTACTCCGCAAAACTTTCATATCGAAGCGCTAGAAACGTCTATGCACTCATTCCAAAAGAATTTAAAAAGCTAAGACGACGTTTTAATAAATTACTCAAAGCGTTCGATCAGATCCAGGAAATTTCAAATGAAGATGGGTGGACCTACCACCATCAAAAAGCACCCGCGGACACATTGGTTAATGCTGGTTATCAATTGAGTGAGCACATCCAAGAGTGGTTGGCAGAGTATCCTGAACATGCCATTCAAGAGACGTTACTCCCCTTTTATTTTGACTTACTTCACTTTTTGAAAATCAGTGAATTTTACGATGATCATTATGAAACAACTGTAGAGAAAACTTATCAAGATTTCGTCATCAAAGCATTTTGCATCGATCCTAGTGATTTTTTAGAACAATCGTTAGCTAAGGGGAGAAGTAGTATCTTATTTTCCGCTAGTTTTTCGCCATTGTCTTATTACCAAGAAACGCTAGGAGGAAAAGAGAGCTTAGCTTATCGCTTGCCAAGTCCTTTTCCAGAAGAAAACCAAAAAGTGCTGATCACAAATTATTTAGAAACAACCTATCGTAAACGAGAAGAGAACATGCCTCGATTGATTGAAACGATCCAACATTTTACAAAAGAAAAGATCGGAAATTACTTGATATTTTTCCCCTCTTACCAATATTTGGATCAGGCAGTGACAGCCTTTCAAGAAAAACATCCAGATGTTAAGGTGCTGATTCAAGATACCATGATGAGTGAAATTGAGAGAGAAACATTTTTGAAGCAGTTTCAAATTGATCCAGACGAAACCTTACTAGCTTTTTGTGTGTTAGGCGGAATCTTTTCAGAAGGGATCGATTTAAAAGGAACCCGATTAATTGGCAGTATGATCGTTGGCGTTGGATTACCACAAATGAACCATGAGCAGGAGTTGATCAAAGAATATTATGACGAAAAAGATCAGCTGGGATTTGCTTATGCGTACCAATTACCTGGTATGAATAAAGTCTTACAAGCAGCGGGGCGTGTCATTAGAGATGCCAGTGATCAGGGAATCGTTTTGTTAGCAGATCAGCGTTTTAATCGGTTGGATTATCGCCAATTGTTTCCAAGACATTGGCAGTCAGCGACCACTGTCAGAAACCTATCTGAACTCACAACAGAAATCACCGATTTTTGGCACAAAAGTAAATAA
- a CDS encoding histidine phosphatase family protein produces the protein MTKTTLYIVRHGKTMFNTIERVQGWCDTPLTKQGQEGIHYLGKGLKDVDFSFAYSSDSGRAIETARIILSEHAKGKDITYFIDQRIREWCFGSLEGGYDMEMWGVIPRVLNFKTYDEMFTTDVTFEQIANAIYNLDTAGWAETYDTLKNRVWSGFEDIAHHCEKNGGGNVLVVSHGLTIGFLLSLIDVHQPVRAGLLNGSVTKVTYEKGNFSIEGINDISYIEQGKKHSRDSFL, from the coding sequence ATGACTAAAACCACTCTTTACATCGTCAGACACGGAAAAACGATGTTCAATACGATTGAACGTGTCCAAGGTTGGTGTGACACACCACTTACCAAACAAGGCCAAGAAGGAATCCACTATCTTGGAAAAGGATTGAAAGACGTTGATTTTTCTTTTGCTTATTCTAGCGATAGTGGTCGTGCTATTGAAACGGCACGTATCATCCTCAGTGAACATGCCAAAGGAAAAGATATCACTTACTTTATCGATCAAAGGATTCGTGAATGGTGTTTTGGCTCCTTAGAAGGTGGCTATGACATGGAAATGTGGGGAGTTATCCCCCGAGTATTAAACTTCAAAACTTATGATGAGATGTTCACGACGGACGTAACTTTTGAACAAATTGCTAATGCTATTTATAACTTGGATACTGCTGGCTGGGCTGAGACCTACGATACTTTAAAAAATCGTGTATGGTCAGGATTTGAAGACATTGCGCATCATTGCGAAAAAAATGGTGGTGGCAACGTCCTAGTCGTTTCTCATGGATTGACGATTGGCTTTTTACTCAGCCTAATTGACGTACATCAACCTGTTCGAGCAGGCTTATTAAATGGCAGCGTGACAAAAGTGACGTATGAAAAAGGCAATTTTTCAATTGAAGGAATCAACGATATTAGTTATATAGAGCAGGGAAAAAAACACTCGCGGGATTCTTTCTTATAA
- a CDS encoding YitT family protein, with translation MSKIMTVYQRNEILKKIVVILVTGLTAAVALNYFLIPANVFSAGMNGIAQIIASLLSDWLHVKVDTGAFIFILNIPVFILGFLKVGRRATILSFVNVVAVSVATTLLPTGQVTDNILMNALVGGVLLGVGVGISLKMGFTTGGMDIISLVLSQTTGKTVGNYMLMLNGLIVVIAGFLFNWESALYTIISIYAMTQVIDAIHTSHQKVTAMIVTVKPDEVTAAIAQNMVRGMTLLPSIGGYSKKEGKTIMMVITRYEMYDLDQIVHEIDEDAFINILPTHSVFGRFANESEQNLYRSTGVFPEIKKTPSKTKNNN, from the coding sequence GTGAGTAAGATTATGACAGTGTATCAAAGAAATGAAATATTAAAAAAGATTGTGGTTATCTTAGTCACCGGATTGACCGCAGCGGTTGCCTTAAATTATTTTTTGATTCCAGCAAACGTCTTTTCCGCAGGGATGAATGGGATTGCCCAAATCATTGCCTCGTTATTATCTGACTGGCTCCACGTAAAAGTGGACACAGGTGCCTTTATCTTTATTTTGAATATCCCTGTCTTTATTCTAGGGTTCTTGAAAGTAGGCAGACGAGCAACGATTTTAAGTTTTGTCAATGTAGTAGCCGTATCGGTAGCAACTACCTTACTTCCCACTGGGCAAGTGACGGACAATATTTTAATGAATGCCTTAGTCGGCGGTGTTTTGTTAGGTGTTGGTGTAGGGATCTCACTTAAAATGGGGTTTACAACTGGAGGAATGGATATTATTTCTTTAGTCCTTTCACAAACTACAGGGAAAACCGTTGGAAATTATATGTTGATGTTAAATGGTTTGATCGTGGTGATTGCGGGCTTTCTTTTTAACTGGGAGAGTGCGCTCTATACGATTATCTCTATCTATGCCATGACCCAAGTGATTGATGCGATTCATACGAGTCATCAAAAAGTGACCGCCATGATTGTGACGGTTAAACCAGATGAAGTGACCGCAGCGATCGCTCAAAATATGGTTCGAGGAATGACCCTCTTACCATCAATCGGTGGCTATTCTAAAAAAGAAGGTAAAACGATCATGATGGTGATCACTCGTTATGAAATGTATGATTTAGATCAAATCGTCCATGAAATCGACGAAGATGCTTTTATCAATATTTTACCAACGCATTCGGTATTTGGCCGTTTTGCGAATGAAAGCGAACAAAATCTTTACCGTTCTACGGGTGTCTTTCCCGAAATAAAGAAAACTCCTTCAAAAACTAAAAACAATAATTGA